The sequence AAGgacaataaaaaatttattgattCTTTTAtagtaaataataataataataataataataataataataataataataatatcatttgtcatctatttatatatgttgttgacttcttgatgattttgtttCATGAAATATTTCATCCTCGGTGAAAATGAATTAGGCCTCTGATCAGCTAAAACGTCAGATTTAACTTGATCACTTGAAGGCTGAATTAAGTTCTATGGAATCACCTCGGAGTGCTTCCTTTTGGACCTGCTATCTAGATCCTCTTCCTTGTGATCAAAGAACGACAAGAATCTTTGGATTGGTGTGGTTCGTGCAGCACCGTTGCGAGGTGTCGTGCTTTCTGTTGCCTGACCGTTATTTCGGTTATATTTAACAATGACCTTGCAGAGATAGATTATGAGAGCAAGAAAACCCGCGGTTCCGGACATGAGGAAAAGTCCAGAGAAGCTAATTAACTGCAGTTCATCCTGTCCTTCTGTGTTTCCCCGGCTACAATCTTGTGTTTTCAGCCATTTGTCCCCTATTCTTTTGAGTTCCCCATTTTCGGATAACTGTAAGATTGCACTGCTCATGTCTATGGCTAAAGGGGAGTCTCTAGGAAATGCCTGATCAAGTTGAGAGCATATGTTGTTAAACATCCAAGAAAATGGAAAGGCGAGACACAGAAAATTTAATTTGTAGAACCGAGCGTCTGTCGTTGACCCATATGTAGTAACTATATTTTGACTGATAATGCCATGTATGACAAATTTTAGAGATACTTACAAATCCCCACCCACTTTTGGTGAACTCTTGCCCCACAGCTTGGAACTTGCAGTAGTTTGAGAGGAACAGGTCCATGTATGGCCGTTCATCGACGATGGCAGAAACTCTTCCGCTTGTTAAGGCATCCTCACATTCCTCTGGTGTTTCGAGAGAGATGAGTCTCGATTTAGGGATATGGAGTTCATCATTCAGATAATCACGTACAAAAGATCCTCTTTGGACTCCTATAGGGTCATCAGTGTTGATCAAAGACTCGATCCCTCTGATCGATGGGGGTATTTGTTGCAAGGTTAGGATAGAAGTGTAGCTAGCTGTGTAGCTTGAGGTGATGATTAAAACGACGAAAAGCCAGATGAGTAGAATCATTCGACCGAGTGTACTCATAGTATTTTCTCCTGAAATATAAACAATATTGTTATGCAATATATAGTATAATGGGCAATATTAATGTGGCCATCTTCATTGGATTTACTGAAGGACGTTACTTACTGTGAGCAAAGAACATAGTTGAGAAGCCAAACCTGAAAGAGGGAAAAAAGAGCAAGGATGAGATTTTGAAGGAACCAGAAGATGAACTAGAGTAGTCAGTGGGACTCTTCCAGGACAAATGGAATACTTATCTAACTTTTAGACAAACATAGAACAACTGTTAAAATGAACTGACCATAACAATGTGATGAGCTGTTGCCTGGGTGGACCACGGAATTCGTCATTTATTCTGtgttccaaaatccaaattaCTATGCCAACCATAACGAAAAACGCCCCTGTGACAGCCCACATTGGTCCAGTGAATGGTTGCAGGAATGCCCAAGCACCTGAGCCCTGGTTTCTTATTGGTACCACCACAAGAAGCCCTGACTCAATGTAAGGCTGAGTAAAGTCCACTCTTTTTGTACGTTTTGTTACGATAGCAATGTCGCCAACAGCAGCATCAATGGCCTGTACAGAGATAATTATGTTAATGAGCTGTACCTGTTCCAAGCAGTAATGGCATGTAATTTCGGCTATTTAAACTTACACCAGTTGTGATCGAATCTATGAGTTGCGTGTAGTTTGGATCCTTGAGGCCATCTCCAAATGGGATGAATACATGATGTGCCGTATAGGGAAGTAATTTTATGGCAGCGAGGAAAACATCTATGCAATATCCACTAATCTCTTTGGTGTCTTCATCCATTGAAACAAACAATTCGTAGCTGACTCGTTTTGGTATTCCTATTCTTAATGGCCTTCCGTTGTTTGGAAATACCCAACCACGTGGCTGGACTTTGGTATTTCCAGGCCACATAACGCTGCGTAGTTGTTGATTTGCACTTGAGCGATTAGCTGGTTTGTCGTAAAGTTCTTCCGGAGGCACTATAGAAAGACCGGAGTAATTAGACCAATAGCCTATTTGTTTGTAACCCGCGGCTCCATTCACGTTAAGGATATCAAAAGCTGGATGTATCATTGATTTATCTGGCTGGAATGCTATTTGGCCAGTTAGACCAGTCATGCTTGTATTTTTTATGTTGTCAAGAAGTTGCTCCCCTGCATCGAATGTGCGTAAGGTGCTAAGGCTCCCTCTCATGCTGCTCAAAATAGGGTTATGTGTGAAGGAAATGTTACCACCACTTCTAAGAACTTCTCCAACAGCATGAGCAATAATCATGACAGTATCATAAGCATATAAGCCATACGGATTCAAGCCTATGGAACCATGGCTCAAGTTTTTCCATCGAGAAAAGAAAGCCGTTTTCATGGCAGAGTC comes from Henckelia pumila isolate YLH828 chromosome 4, ASM3356847v2, whole genome shotgun sequence and encodes:
- the LOC140864871 gene encoding glutamate receptor 3.2-like, with translation MYLDFLKVVVLLSLLFVKGLSRQNSTSAGNVTIGSIFTKTSLNGQVADIAMRAAVDDVNSDPRILGDRTLVLSTSDSNFSGFRGIIGGLRHMATDIVAIIGPQTSEMAHILSHLANELHVPLLSFTALDPTLASLQYPYLIQTAPNDLYQMTAIADMINYFGYKEVAVIYTDDEQSRGSMVALGDRLAERLCRITYKAVLPPELNATIENITEVLVQISRRESRVVVVHAFESVGRMVLKMANSLKMVQNGYVWIATAWLSTVLDSRPSSATPSEVFEGVLTLRPHTPDSAMKTAFFSRWKNLSHGSIGLNPYGLYAYDTVMIIAHAVGEVLRSGGNISFTHNPILSSMRGSLSTLRTFDAGEQLLDNIKNTSMTGLTGQIAFQPDKSMIHPAFDILNVNGAAGYKQIGYWSNYSGLSIVPPEELYDKPANRSSANQQLRSVMWPGNTKVQPRGWVFPNNGRPLRIGIPKRVSYELFVSMDEDTKEISGYCIDVFLAAIKLLPYTAHHVFIPFGDGLKDPNYTQLIDSITTGAIDAAVGDIAIVTKRTKRVDFTQPYIESGLLVVVPIRNQGSGAWAFLQPFTGPMWAVTGAFFVMVGIVIWILEHRINDEFRGPPRQQLITLLWFGFSTMFFAHRENTMSTLGRMILLIWLFVVLIITSSYTASYTSILTLQQIPPSIRGIESLINTDDPIGVQRGSFVRDYLNDELHIPKSRLISLETPEECEDALTSGRVSAIVDERPYMDLFLSNYCKFQAVGQEFTKSGWGFAFPRDSPLAIDMSSAILQLSENGELKRIGDKWLKTQDCSRGNTEGQDELQLISFSGLFLMSGTAGFLALIIYLCKVIVKYNRNNGQATESTTPRNGAARTTPIQRFLSFFDHKEEDLDSRSKRKHSEVIP